The following are encoded in a window of Cucurbita pepo subsp. pepo cultivar mu-cu-16 chromosome LG12, ASM280686v2, whole genome shotgun sequence genomic DNA:
- the LOC111807571 gene encoding pectinesterase inhibitor-like: MGVFSYVGFFLCCVLFFGVVLSHADTTLQNDTISTICPNTSNPLLCWQMLKPGLEAKETANLELKKRYSYCSKSIKSTVTDIEVAQEYMGYGSYIVADLNTMGAFTDSGDCLNSFNQPPPEPSALQKSIKNLNDICEIACHLTHFIAGDDA; the protein is encoded by the exons ATGGGTGTCTTCAGCTATGTCGGATTTTTCCTTTGTTGTGTTCTTTTCTTCGGAGTTGTTCTTTCGCATGCAGACACAACGCTCCAAAACGACACTATATCGACCATCTGTCCAAATACCAGTAACCCATTGTTATGCTGGCAAATGTTGAAACCG GGGCTCGAGGCGAAAGAGACAGCCAATCTAGAGCTTAAGAAACGATATTCATATTGCTCGAAATCCATAAAGTCTACGGTGACCGACATAGAAGTTGCTCAAGAATATATGGGCTATGGTTCTTATATTGTCGCCGATCTTAATACCATGGGTGCCTTTACGGATTCAGGTGATTGTCTAAATAGCTTCAATCAGCCGCCACCGGAACCATCGGCTCTTCAAAAGAGCATCAAGAATCTTAATGATATTTGTGAGATTGCCTGTCATTTGACGCATTTTATCGCCGGAGATGATGCTTGA